A window of the Sabethes cyaneus chromosome 1, idSabCyanKW18_F2, whole genome shotgun sequence genome harbors these coding sequences:
- the LOC128745460 gene encoding uncharacterized protein LOC128745460: MSQSNQHLPEPVCGQVSLMLDNCFHNTTPKVAVDLLYTVKIPESAEEINARCMVFNRGMDCVQHYLNTCIDSKERKIIENEVYGARKLYGYLCRDKSFQREFLKHKACFHYMHNDWDSCSRNFISILKEEMARTTQQSFNVQYMHFCCARYGYESCVFNSASYKCKLESAVFLKKIAKLLSTDRHFLNCDRLENELCSAGPQGPVARMPLLLVATVPLLWLLLPLLMGTSGCYGRLV; the protein is encoded by the exons ATGTCAC AATCTAACCAACATTTGCCAGAACCGGTGTGCGGTCAGGTTTCCCTAATGCTAGATAATTGCTTCCACAACACGACACCAAAGGTCGCGGTCGATCTACTCTACACGGTCAAAATTCCGGAATCGGCCGAGGAAATCAACGCTCGATGCAT GGTTTTCAACCGGGGCATGGACTGTGTCCAGCATTATCTCAACACCTGCATCGACTCGAAGGAACGCAAAATCATCGAGAATGAGGTGTACGGTGCGAGGAAGCTGTACGGTTACCTGTGCCGCGACAAGTCCTTCCAGCGAG AGTTCCTGAAGCACAAGGCATGCTTCCATTACATGCACAACGACTGGGATTCCTGTTCGAGAAATTTCATCAGCATCCTGAAGGAGGAAATGGCACGAACGACGCAGCAGAGCTTCAACGTGCAGTACATGCACTTTTGCT GTGCTCGCTACGGCTACGAGAGCTGTGTCTTCAACAGTGCCTCCTACAAGTGCAAGCTGGAATCGGCCGTGTTTTTGAAAAAGATTGCCAAGCTGCTCTCTACCGATCGGCACTTTCTCAACTGTGATAGACTGGAGAATGAACTGTGCTCCGCCGGACCGCAAGGACCAGTGGCACGGATGCCACTACTGCTTGTTGCTACAGTGCCGCTTTTATGGCTACTGCTACCGCTGCTAATGGGAACATCCGGCTGCTACGGAAGGCTCGTGTGA